In Cicer arietinum cultivar CDC Frontier isolate Library 1 chromosome 7, Cicar.CDCFrontier_v2.0, whole genome shotgun sequence, a single window of DNA contains:
- the LOC101496818 gene encoding subtilisin-like protease SBT1.4 produces MASSSSSLLFFFFIFSFFSLSISQSSSTQTFIIHVSKPSLYTTNHNHYTSILNTLPPSQHTPSILYTYTSAIHGFSAHLTPSQAAHLTTHPDVLSIQPDQIRHLHTTHTPDFLGLAETSGLWPNSHFASDVIIGVLDTGIWPELKSFSDPSLSSSPLPSSWKGTCEVSHDFPSSSCNGKIIGAKAFYKGYESYLQRPIDETVESKSPRDTEGHGSHTASTAAGSIVSNASLFSFAQGEAKGMATKARIAAYKICWSLGCFDSDILAAMDEAVSDGVHVISLSVGASGYAPQYYHDSIAIGAFGASQHGVVVSCSAGNSGPGSYTSTNIAPWILTVGASTIDREFPADVILGDGRVFGGVSLYDGDDLPDYKLPLVYGADCGSRYCFIGSLDSSKVQGKIVVCDRGVNARVEKGSAVKLAGGLGMIMANTEGSGEELLADAHLVAATMVGQIAADKIREYIRSSQYPTATIEFKGTVIGGSPAAPQVASFSSRGPNYVTSEILKPDVIAPGVNILAGWTGKVGPTDLDFDTRRVEFNIISGTSMSCPHVSGIAALLRKAYPNWSPAAIKSALMTTAYDVDNSGEKIKDLGTGKESNPFVHGAGHVDPNRALNPGLVYDLNSNDYLSFLCSIGYDAKKIQIFTREPTSFDVCEKREKLVSPGNLNYPSFSVVFGVNNGLVKYKRVVTNVGGYVDAVYTVKVNSPFGVDVSVSPSKLVFSGENKTQAFEITFARVGYGGSQSFGSIEWSDGSHIVRSPIAVRWSNGLSSSSF; encoded by the exons ATggcttcatcttcatcttctctcttattctttttcttcattttctccttcttctctctctctatctccCAATCATCATCAACACAAACCTTCATCATCCACGTGTCAAAACCTTCTCTTTACACCACCAATCACAACCACTACACCTCCATCCTCAACACCCTCCCTCCCTCCCAACACACCCCCTCCATCCTCTACACATACACGTCCGCCATTCACGGTTTCTCCGCCCACCTCACCCCTTCTCAAGCCGCCCACCTAACCACCCATCCTGACGTCCTCTCCATCCAACCCGACCAAATCCGCCACCTCCACACAACCCATACCCCCGACTTCCTCGGACTCGCCGAAACCTCCGGTCTATGGCCAAACTCCCACTTCGCCTCCGACGTCATCATCGGCGTCCTCGACACCGGAATCTGGCCGGAGCTCAAAAGCTTCTCCGATCCATCTCTCTCTTCTTCCCCCCTCCCATCTTCATGGAAAGGTACCTGCGAAGTTTCCCACGACTTTCCTTCTTCTTCATGTAATGGTAAAATCATCGGCGCAAAAGCTTTCTACAAAGGCTATGAATCTTACCTTCAACGACCCATAGACGAAACCGTCGAATCGAAATCACCAAGAGACACTGAAGGTCATGGATCACACACAGCTTCAACAGCAGCAGGTTCAATCGTTTCCAACGCAAGTTTGTTCAGTTTCGCTCAAGGTGAAGCTAAGGGAATGGCAACAAAAGCTAGAATCGCTGCTTACAAAATCTGTTGGAGTCTCGGTTGTTTTGATTCCGATATTCTTGCTGCTATGGATGAAGCTGTTTCTGATGGTGTTCATGTGATTTCACTCTCTGTTGGTGCTAGTGGTTATGCACCTCAATATTATCATGATTCAATTGCTATTGGTGCTTTTGGTGCTTCACAACATGGTGTTGTTGTTTCTTGTTCAGCTGGTAATTCAGGACCTGGTTCTTATACTTCTACTAATATAGCACCTTGGATTTTAACCGTTGGTGCTTCCACCATCGATCGAGAGTTT CCTGCTGATGTTATTCTTGGTGATGGTAGAGTTTTTGGTGGTGTTTCTCTGTATGATGGTGACGATTTACCTGATTATAAGCTTCCTTTAGTTTATGGTGCTGATTGTGGTAGTAGGTATTGTTTCATTGGTTCTTTAGATTCTTCCAAAGTTCAAGGGAAGATTGTTGTTTGTGATAGGGGTGTTAATGCTAGAGTTGAAAAGGGTAGTGCTGTTAAACTTGCTGGTGGCTTAGGAATGATTATGGCTAATACTGAAGGTAGTGGTGAAGAGCTTCTTGCTGATGCTCATCTTGTTGCAGCTACAATGGTGGGTCAAATTGCTGCTGATAAGATTAGAGAGTATATAAGATCGAGTCAGTATCCGACAGCTACGATCGAGTTTAAAGGCACCGTGATTGGTGGTTCGCCCGCTGCTCCTCAAGTTGCTTCATTTTCTAGTAGGGGTCCTAATTATGTAACTTCTGAGATTCTTAAACCTGATGTTATAGCTCCTGGTGTTAACATTTTAGCAGGGTGGACAGGGAAAGTGGGTCCTACTGATTTGGATTTTGATACTAGGAGAGTTGAGTTTAACATAATTTCAGGTACTTCTATGTCTTGTCCTCATGTTAGTGGCATTGCTGCATTGCTTAGGAAAGCTTATCCAAATTGGTCACCAGCTGCTATTAAATCTGCTTTGATGACAACTGCTTATGATGTTGATAATTCTGGTGAGAAAATTAAGGATCTTGGAACAGGTAAAGAGTCTAATCCATTTGTTCATGGAGCTGGACATGTTGATCCTAATAGAGCACTTAATCCAGGGTTAGTTTATGATTTGAATAGTAATGATTATTTATCATTCCTTTGTTCAATTGGGTATGATGCTAAGAAAATTCAGATTTTCACTAGAGAGCCAACtagttttgatgtttgtgaaAAAAGGGAAAAACTTGTTAGTCCTGGTAATTTGAATTACCCTTCCTTTTCAGTGGTGTTTGGTGTCAACAATGGATTGGTTAAGTATAAAAGAGTTGTTACTAATGTTGGTGGTTATGTTGATGCTGTTTACACTGTTAAAGTGAATTCTCCTTTTGGTGTTGATGTTAGTGTTTCACCTAGTAAACTTGTTTTCAGTGGTGAAAACAAGACTCAAGCTTTTGAGATTACATTTGCTAGAGTTGGATATGGTGGTTCTCAGAGTTTTGGGTCTATTGAATGGAGTGATGGAAGTCATATTGTGAGGAGCCCAATTGCTGTTAGATGGAGCAATggattatcatcatcatcctttTGA